A single genomic interval of Psychroserpens sp. NJDZ02 harbors:
- a CDS encoding glycosyltransferase family 2 protein → MISALAITYNEAHNIERYIKSLSFADEIIIVDSFSTDATEAIAKQHNVTFVKRVFDDFSSQKNYAISLAKHDWVTFFDLDEVIPEALSKELMTTVESTPKEKAFLVNRDYHFMGKRIKYSGFQTDIAVRLFDKNYCKYNGKLVHEAIKTSAPIRKLKHHLKHQTYTDFDNYNQKLTQYSKLQAEALFKKNVRPNLYHFLFRPWYRFMHQYFFRFGFLDGKEGFIICYVHAFSVFKRYIQLWTMYRNIE, encoded by the coding sequence ATGATAAGCGCTCTAGCTATTACATATAACGAAGCACACAATATAGAACGCTATATTAAAAGCTTGTCTTTTGCAGATGAAATTATCATTGTAGACTCTTTTAGTACGGATGCTACCGAAGCTATTGCCAAACAACATAATGTCACTTTTGTAAAACGAGTGTTTGACGATTTTTCTTCTCAAAAAAACTACGCTATTAGTTTAGCCAAACATGACTGGGTCACTTTTTTTGATTTGGACGAAGTGATACCAGAAGCGTTATCAAAAGAGCTAATGACTACGGTTGAGTCTACTCCTAAAGAGAAAGCCTTTCTAGTAAATCGCGATTACCATTTTATGGGTAAACGTATAAAATACAGTGGTTTTCAAACAGATATTGCCGTTAGGTTGTTTGATAAAAACTATTGTAAATATAATGGGAAATTAGTTCATGAAGCAATTAAAACCTCAGCTCCAATTAGAAAACTTAAACATCATCTGAAGCATCAAACGTATACAGATTTTGACAACTATAACCAAAAACTAACCCAATATAGTAAATTACAAGCTGAAGCTTTATTTAAGAAAAATGTGCGTCCAAATTTATATCATTTTCTATTTAGACCATGGTATCGATTTATGCACCAATATTTTTTTAGATTTGGTTTTTTGGACGGTAAAGAAGGGTTTATTATTTGTTACGTCCATGCGTTTTCAGTATTTAAGCGCTATATACAATTATGGACTATGTATCGTAATATAGAATAA
- a CDS encoding glycosyltransferase family 2 protein has product MKIDTSIIISTYNSPEWLAKVLYGYNNQSYRNFEIVIADDGSRQETIDLIETIKVEVFYPIIHVWHEDNGFQKSEILNKAILQCTSDYIIMSDGDCIPRQDFVEVHVKERELGYFLSGGYFMLPMAISKAITKEDIYKANCFKLKWLKKNGLKASFKNNKLTATGLKSSILNTVTPTNASWNGHNASGWKKDIVAVNGLDERMQYGGQDRELGERLMNLGVKSKQIRYSVICIHLDHKRGYKNEDSIAKNRAIRDITKNEKKAWTDFGIVKKS; this is encoded by the coding sequence ATGAAAATAGATACTTCAATAATAATAAGCACGTATAATTCGCCTGAATGGTTAGCAAAAGTACTTTACGGTTATAATAACCAATCGTATCGTAATTTTGAAATTGTAATAGCGGATGATGGTTCCAGACAAGAGACCATAGATCTAATAGAAACGATAAAGGTAGAAGTGTTTTATCCTATTATACATGTTTGGCATGAAGACAATGGCTTTCAAAAGTCGGAGATTTTAAATAAAGCCATATTACAATGTACATCAGATTATATTATAATGTCAGATGGTGATTGTATTCCGCGTCAAGATTTTGTAGAAGTCCATGTTAAGGAACGAGAATTAGGTTACTTTTTATCTGGAGGTTATTTTATGTTACCAATGGCAATATCTAAAGCCATTACCAAAGAGGATATTTATAAAGCCAATTGTTTTAAGTTAAAATGGTTAAAAAAGAATGGTTTAAAAGCCTCTTTTAAAAATAATAAATTGACGGCTACCGGACTTAAATCTTCAATTTTAAATACAGTTACACCAACTAATGCTAGTTGGAATGGACACAATGCTTCGGGTTGGAAAAAAGATATTGTAGCGGTTAATGGTTTAGACGAGCGTATGCAGTACGGAGGTCAAGATCGTGAACTTGGTGAGCGTTTAATGAATTTAGGTGTCAAAAGTAAGCAAATCCGGTATTCGGTTATCTGTATTCACTTAGACCATAAGCGTGGGTATAAAAATGAAGATTCGATTGCCAAAAACAGAGCGATTAGGGACATTACTAAAAACGAGAAAAAGGCTTGGACTGATTTTGGAATCGTAAAAAAAAGCTAG
- a CDS encoding polysaccharide deacetylase family protein, whose product MYHSVTTQSTESKGLTIDVKILEEQLLYLKSEGYTTLHFKDLQSFKSAKDFPKKAVIITFDDVYVNQLELAYPLFIKHNLKACFYIPFKYVNGVNTWDAGISPIMSVPQLQSLDADIIELGLHSFAHQRYDQLSIDAIQNDFDLCKDFIVENKLNVNNTLAYPYGKYPKSGAEQHAFFKCLKDNQIIYGLRIGNRVNAFPLKNHYEIQRLDIKGDDSMKVFQRKLKKGKSWF is encoded by the coding sequence ATGTATCACAGTGTAACCACTCAGTCAACTGAGAGTAAAGGGTTAACTATTGATGTCAAAATACTAGAAGAACAGTTGTTGTATCTAAAATCTGAAGGTTATACGACTTTGCATTTTAAAGATTTACAAAGCTTTAAATCTGCTAAAGACTTTCCTAAAAAAGCGGTGATTATTACATTTGATGATGTGTATGTTAATCAATTGGAGTTGGCATATCCTTTATTTATAAAACATAATTTGAAGGCTTGTTTTTATATTCCGTTTAAATATGTAAATGGTGTTAACACGTGGGATGCTGGAATCTCTCCTATTATGTCTGTGCCGCAATTGCAATCTTTAGATGCTGATATTATCGAGTTGGGTTTGCATAGTTTTGCACATCAGCGTTATGATCAGTTGTCTATTGACGCTATTCAAAACGACTTTGATTTATGTAAAGATTTTATAGTCGAAAATAAATTAAATGTAAATAATACTTTAGCGTATCCTTATGGTAAGTATCCTAAATCAGGAGCCGAACAACATGCTTTTTTTAAGTGTCTAAAGGATAATCAAATTATCTATGGTTTACGAATAGGGAATAGAGTGAATGCATTTCCGTTAAAAAATCACTACGAAATTCAACGTTTGGATATTAAAGGGGATGATAGTATGAAAGTGTTTCAGCGTAAGCTTAAAAAAGGAAAAAGTTGGTTTTGA
- a CDS encoding glycosyltransferase family 9 protein, which translates to MKKILVIQNKRIGDVLIASTIAQNMKSVFPDSQIDYLVYDFTVGVIENNPSIDNIIAINEKDLKQFLVMKRLIKRIKKTNYDIIFDPYSKLQSRLICYFSGAKMRIGFQKRGRNPWFKFYTHTVPLLEEKTHISGKAIEDRINMFSSFFRLPENKIDYEPHIFLTDKEKQYNKLDKYDKPAIMLGILGSTPQKSMPYDYIVTIIDHITSCYNVNVLFNYAPNQKDDALSIYEQCQNKDHIIIDIYEDTIRGFITLMNKCELLVGNEGGIVHISKALDKPTFTIFSPYVLKEHWASFEDGKKHTSIHLLEEKPNLFDEFSVEQRRKIEENPSELYQMLTPEMILKKLTPFLDRQLKAYKN; encoded by the coding sequence ATGAAAAAAATTCTTGTAATACAAAATAAACGTATTGGTGATGTGCTAATAGCTTCTACTATTGCTCAAAATATGAAATCGGTTTTTCCAGATAGTCAAATTGATTATTTAGTGTATGATTTTACTGTTGGTGTTATCGAGAACAATCCAAGTATTGATAATATTATTGCTATTAATGAAAAAGACTTAAAACAATTTCTAGTTATGAAGCGCTTAATTAAGCGTATTAAGAAAACTAATTATGACATTATTTTTGACCCCTACTCTAAACTACAAAGCAGACTGATTTGTTATTTTTCTGGAGCAAAAATGCGTATTGGTTTTCAGAAAAGAGGAAGAAACCCTTGGTTTAAATTCTATACACATACAGTGCCGTTATTAGAAGAAAAAACACATATAAGCGGCAAGGCTATTGAGGACAGAATTAATATGTTTAGTTCCTTTTTTCGTTTACCTGAAAACAAAATAGATTACGAACCACATATTTTTTTAACCGATAAAGAAAAACAATATAACAAGCTAGATAAGTACGATAAACCTGCCATTATGTTAGGTATTTTAGGAAGTACGCCTCAAAAATCTATGCCTTACGATTATATTGTTACCATAATTGACCACATCACGTCTTGTTATAATGTAAACGTGTTATTTAACTACGCCCCAAACCAAAAAGATGATGCTTTAAGTATTTATGAGCAATGTCAAAATAAAGACCATATTATCATTGATATTTACGAAGATACTATTAGAGGCTTTATAACCTTAATGAATAAATGCGAATTACTTGTTGGTAACGAAGGGGGTATCGTCCATATTTCAAAAGCACTGGACAAACCAACCTTTACTATATTTTCACCTTATGTTTTAAAAGAACATTGGGCTAGTTTTGAAGATGGCAAAAAACACACTTCCATTCACTTATTAGAAGAAAAACCTAATTTATTTGACGAATTTAGTGTAGAACAACGTCGTAAAATAGAAGAAAACCCATCAGAATTATATCAAATGCTGACACCGGAAATGATATTAAAAAAATTAACACCTTTTTTGGATCGACAGTTAAAAGCTTATAAAAACTAA
- a CDS encoding glycosyltransferase family 2 protein, with protein MNAITVIIPTYNEEAYIAQAIQSVGFASQIIVVDSNSKDNTVQIAKQMGCEVYLRAFDNFSNQKNHALQYATGDWILFVDADERIPFALQQEIFAAITSNKHAGYKLNFPHFYMNRFLYHHSDNVTRLVKRSNCKFEGLVHEKLIIEGTIGQLKSPVLHFTYKGLLHYISKKDSYAWFQAEQMLKKGKKATYFHLAFKPFYRFFSSYILRRGFMDGIPGLTVASVNAYGVFSRYVKLMLLQKGIR; from the coding sequence ATGAATGCTATTACCGTAATTATACCCACATACAACGAGGAAGCCTACATTGCGCAAGCAATCCAATCGGTTGGCTTTGCTTCACAAATTATTGTCGTAGACTCTAATAGCAAAGATAACACAGTACAAATAGCTAAACAAATGGGCTGCGAAGTCTATTTAAGAGCGTTTGATAATTTTTCTAATCAGAAAAACCATGCCTTGCAATACGCAACGGGGGACTGGATTTTATTTGTTGATGCTGACGAGCGTATTCCCTTTGCTTTGCAACAAGAGATTTTTGCAGCGATAACTAGTAATAAACACGCTGGCTACAAGCTTAACTTCCCTCATTTTTATATGAATCGCTTTTTATATCATCATAGTGATAATGTCACGCGATTAGTAAAACGTAGCAATTGTAAGTTTGAAGGTTTAGTACATGAAAAACTGATTATTGAAGGGACTATCGGACAACTTAAAAGTCCGGTGCTGCATTTTACTTACAAAGGGTTACTTCATTATATCAGTAAAAAAGATAGCTATGCTTGGTTTCAGGCAGAACAAATGCTTAAAAAGGGTAAAAAAGCGACCTATTTTCACTTAGCTTTCAAACCGTTTTATCGTTTTTTTAGCAGCTACATTTTACGTCGTGGTTTTATGGATGGGATACCTGGTTTAACTGTTGCCAGCGTTAATGCGTATGGCGTATTTTCAAGATATGTCAAACTAATGTTATTACAGAAAGGTATTAGGTAA
- a CDS encoding glycosyltransferase family 4 protein: MKHVFLESHNIKNQFNGFGQFNFHLIKGLYHADVEDFKMTIHAKDTNALKDQFGNYFDYKTYRSISRKPFFRIRKKYDVWHSLNQNIKIEPYHKIPYVLTVHDVNFISEVSKDLNHDTNKRFTEKLNRSSAITYISEFAKASTHQYFNVPKVPEYVIYNGNPITTLLDLKNTKIKPVTDRPYLFFIGGLTQRKNVHTLVQMLEHLPNYDLILAGDTSDSYVNTTLAQAISKTRTTNRVHMLGKINTEQKQYYLQNCSAFVFPSLLEGFGIPPIEAMRFGKPVFLSNLTSLPEIGGDQAFYWANFDPKAMSEVFIKGMTSFESNKTNYSKASIKRALSFDWNTSAQQYADVYRSLL; encoded by the coding sequence ATGAAGCACGTATTTTTAGAATCCCACAATATTAAAAACCAGTTTAACGGTTTTGGACAATTCAATTTCCACTTAATTAAAGGGTTATACCATGCAGATGTTGAAGATTTTAAAATGACGATACACGCTAAAGACACTAACGCGCTAAAAGATCAATTTGGTAACTATTTTGATTATAAAACATACCGCTCTATATCTAGAAAACCATTTTTTCGTATTCGTAAAAAATATGATGTTTGGCATTCTTTAAATCAAAATATAAAAATAGAACCTTATCATAAAATCCCTTATGTATTAACGGTACATGATGTAAATTTTATAAGTGAAGTTTCAAAAGATCTAAATCACGACACAAATAAACGTTTTACAGAGAAACTAAACAGGAGTTCTGCCATTACTTATATTTCTGAATTCGCAAAAGCATCTACACATCAATATTTTAACGTGCCTAAAGTTCCTGAATATGTAATTTATAATGGCAATCCAATTACTACTCTTTTGGACTTGAAAAATACTAAAATCAAACCAGTAACGGACAGACCATATTTATTTTTTATTGGCGGATTAACACAAAGAAAAAACGTACATACCTTGGTACAAATGTTAGAACATTTGCCTAATTATGATTTAATTTTAGCTGGTGATACATCGGATAGCTATGTAAATACAACCTTAGCACAAGCCATTTCAAAAACAAGAACCACTAATCGTGTTCACATGTTAGGAAAAATAAATACTGAACAAAAACAGTATTACCTACAGAATTGCAGTGCTTTTGTATTTCCATCATTACTTGAAGGTTTTGGAATCCCTCCGATTGAAGCCATGCGCTTTGGTAAACCTGTCTTTTTATCTAATCTAACCTCACTCCCAGAAATTGGAGGAGACCAAGCTTTTTATTGGGCTAATTTTGATCCTAAAGCAATGTCCGAGGTTTTTATTAAAGGAATGACTTCTTTCGAATCCAATAAAACAAACTACAGTAAAGCTTCTATAAAACGTGCCTTAAGCTTTGATTGGAATACCTCTGCCCAACAGTACGCTGATGTTTATCGAAG